The following proteins come from a genomic window of Methanocella conradii HZ254:
- a CDS encoding sensor histidine kinase — MPFISIKSKAVILLVLVATVPIIVGGVSSAYYWGIVEKHIRDDYLAYAKALSALTVSYIDDSKIYLKSQAGSHSAIYSVADKNLPVLNYTLKNIQNTGQFSNVYATDTSGMVISSYPYSMLAGLDEMDKPYVYGPITDTKAYVSQPMLSEYTKNHTIYMGVPIQDESGRVLGVLVGSLDLHNYSFFTSEWLADTGKYTYLVDSSGIVIARYGGQNNMMGKNISNYPGVREVSGGEEGVYEAYNPAVNETQVVAFSPVKSYGMGVLIAIPTNMAYYPIQSAITTMITFLIILMLAAFTIATIVGRYLVKPIINMSKAMKEMPSGDYLRYLPVERQDEIGDLARSFDSMAKTIRADQEKIMSARDAAEEEKNKTEFYLDLMGHDINNLNQVVLGSLELIKDDKNLTGLQRRFIERAINAASGSAAIINNVRSVKRISSEELSLTPINLDELIRACIGEAPRPPDKKVTIRYTPKVGMIIKGTPLAKEIFCNLINNSIKYSGKEVDIDISADEVTVNGKKHYQIAISDNGYGIPDDLKVKLFRRFQRGALKGDGKGLGLYIVKTLTERLGGTVRVVDHVSGDHTKGAKFIVLLPAAQ; from the coding sequence CTATCATTGTGGGCGGAGTGAGCTCTGCCTATTATTGGGGCATAGTAGAAAAGCACATCCGGGACGATTATTTAGCCTACGCGAAGGCTTTATCGGCGCTCACCGTTAGCTATATAGACGATTCAAAAATATACCTCAAAAGCCAGGCTGGCAGCCATTCTGCTATTTATTCGGTCGCAGATAAAAACTTGCCTGTATTGAATTATACGTTAAAGAACATTCAAAATACCGGACAATTCAGCAACGTATACGCTACTGATACCTCGGGCATGGTCATTTCCAGCTATCCGTATTCCATGCTGGCCGGGCTGGACGAGATGGATAAGCCTTATGTCTATGGCCCCATCACGGACACGAAAGCCTATGTTAGCCAGCCAATGCTAAGCGAATATACGAAAAATCATACCATATACATGGGCGTGCCCATACAGGACGAATCTGGCAGAGTGCTTGGCGTGCTCGTAGGATCGCTGGACCTGCATAATTATTCATTTTTTACGAGCGAATGGCTGGCAGACACCGGGAAATACACGTATCTGGTCGATAGCTCTGGCATTGTAATAGCACGCTATGGCGGGCAAAACAACATGATGGGGAAGAATATATCCAATTATCCAGGGGTTCGAGAAGTCTCGGGCGGTGAAGAAGGCGTCTATGAGGCGTACAATCCGGCCGTAAACGAAACACAGGTTGTCGCGTTCTCCCCGGTTAAGAGTTATGGCATGGGCGTATTGATCGCCATTCCTACAAATATGGCATATTACCCGATACAGAGTGCCATCACTACTATGATCACCTTCTTGATTATCCTGATGTTAGCCGCTTTTACGATTGCCACAATAGTAGGGCGGTATCTGGTAAAACCCATCATTAATATGTCTAAGGCGATGAAAGAAATGCCATCCGGCGATTATCTTAGATACCTGCCAGTAGAGAGGCAGGATGAAATCGGGGACCTGGCCCGTTCATTCGATAGCATGGCAAAGACGATACGGGCGGACCAGGAGAAGATCATGTCGGCGAGGGACGCGGCGGAAGAAGAGAAGAATAAGACCGAATTTTACCTGGATTTGATGGGCCACGACATCAATAACCTGAACCAGGTCGTCTTAGGCAGCCTCGAATTGATAAAGGACGATAAGAATTTAACCGGCCTGCAACGGCGATTCATCGAAAGGGCCATAAATGCTGCCAGTGGCAGCGCTGCCATCATCAATAACGTACGGAGCGTCAAGAGGATATCGAGCGAAGAGCTGTCCCTCACGCCTATCAACCTCGACGAGCTTATTAGAGCATGCATAGGGGAGGCGCCGAGGCCTCCCGATAAAAAGGTCACTATTCGTTACACGCCAAAGGTAGGCATGATAATAAAGGGCACCCCCCTGGCGAAAGAGATCTTTTGTAACCTCATCAATAATTCCATCAAATATTCGGGGAAAGAGGTTGATATCGACATTTCTGCTGATGAGGTGACCGTTAATGGTAAAAAGCATTATCAAATCGCCATATCGGATAATGGTTATGGTATACCCGATGATTTGAAGGTTAAGCTTTTCAGAAGGTTCCAGCGAGGCGCGCTCAAAGGCGATGGCAAAGGCCTGGGGCTCTACATCGTGAAAACGCTGACAGAGAGGCTCGGGGGCACGGTAAGAGTCGTGGACCATGTCTCTGGAGACCATACGAAAGGGGCAAAGTTCATAGTGCTATTACCGGCGGCCCAATGA